The following are from one region of the Carassius auratus strain Wakin chromosome 13, ASM336829v1, whole genome shotgun sequence genome:
- the LOC113112933 gene encoding storkhead-box protein 1-like, whose protein sequence is MSVQHRSVQLSAASLAVVLCREEDSKHSASSTSGQDVFADFKSQNSRSFWNNRLVKAVSEVSFQGWLENCVLLVQGNANNLEVLREAWMRRALRSPRGYTIRSVGDLSPVQMSPISQSQFIPLSEILCSVISDMNAAHVVVNQEALINHMMKAHPGMTIPTQDILYSALGALIKERKIYHTGEGYFVVTPQTYFITNNMVKERNWWSSGDNDLPSPPPITYLVSNESCMDTSTEVPVMAHCKSCSCFTPPSIVPPSAQDHPSISISECTGKSLKCPKEHKPSIQHQSTSTTADCQASEISKSTNTSRKDKEKAGRKFGLNLFRRNTGKKENKLKKEYATFSGQFPPEEWPVRDEDDLNNLPRDLEHAIIKRINPDLTVDNLVKHTVLMKKLEEKAETTMEKAVDKGISTEALLSKQRHHTSKPVGKKSAPRATRSRRRGPSSKEKQREKSKTSQCAEDLEADDEILPHLRTEFALDEPNNQEENTILNLKCVYKKRIDNPFLGMPGTNVETNTNHKEQKRREVKIPISGRRERPSHRSKSWDPHRAKAIVDSVEKSHTLKDAPCKQLNESAPTVDSTLDVQPIQELCGDYSSAYPESSTLRIEDKIRLRENKVRSREIRNGRVREIKRQDGALRHIHDQKNIVDRATHCDTTDAPLSWPKPTIKHRLSLHLLNSKEESHHRPDLLCSHQQVGNSTSHKLSDGQTLDRNTSQTESEVYTDDEYRIYQKSVEDENGCSSVYLNEECVPDRDIPQTGTAHCNEPVCADGGWDGHFIQERTYHKPTRTTYRSHEYRWQPSDHQILQKGASPKQEVQSLRKRLQESSLADDEHTETLESSIFDYCQASEVESDSETIHKSADEAEAGKSNHWICHPELKDQRTNKDSGNVSASLNDPREACAGETTEIQSYTADSGIDSPRTHMSVTCSDSAILKGLKHRGFLQNLEKLHSSGIQPQSSLLKLTPVMNV, encoded by the exons ATGTCTGTACAGCACCGCTCTGTCCAGCTGTCAGCCGCGTCGCTCGCTGTTGTTCTCTGTCGGGAAGAGGACAGCAAACACAGCGCGAGCAGCACCAGCGGACAGGATGTGTTTGCGGACTTTAAATCGCAAAACTCGCGAAGCTTCTGGAATAACAGACTCGTGAAAGCGGTGTCTGAAGTTTCCTTCCAGGGATGGCTGGAGAACTGCGTGCTTCTCGTCCAGGGCAATGCCAATAACTTGGAGGTGTTGAGGGAAGCGTGGATGCGCAGGGCGCTGAGGTCTCCCCGAGGATACACCATCAGATCTGTGG GTGATCTATCTCCTGTGCAGATGTCACCAATTTCCCAGTCACAGTTCATTCCACTGTCTGAAATACTGTGCTCTGTCATATCAGACATGAATGCTGCCCATGTGGTTGTAAATCAGGAAGCATTGATCAATCACATGATGAAAGCACACCCAG gGATGACTATTCCCACTCAAGACATCCTGTACAGTGCTCTGGGAGCTCTTATTAAGGAGAGGAAGATCTATCACACTGGCGAGGGCTATTTTGTAGTCACCCCTCAAACATACTTTATCACCAACAACATGGTGAAAGAGAGGAATTGGTGGAGTTCTGGTGACAATGACCTGCCATCACCTCCTCCAATCACGTACCTGGTGAGCAACGAGAGCTGCATGGACACCTCTACTGAGGTCCCTGTCATGGCCCACTGTAAGTCCTGCAGCTGCTTCACCCCTCCATCCATTGTACCTCCATCTGCCCAAGACCATCCATCCATCAGCATCAGTGAGTGCACTGGAAAAAGCCTCAAGTGCCCCAAAGAACACAAACCTTCTATTCAGCACCAGTCCACGTCTACCACAGCAGACTGCCAGGCTAGTGAGATAAGCAAATCCACCAACACAAGCCGTAAGGACAAGGAGAAAGCTGGACGCAAATTTGGCCTTAACCTCTTCCGACGAAACACAGGGAAGAAGGAGAACAAGCTGAAGAAAGAATATGCCACATTCTCTGGACAATTCCCACCAGAGGAATGGCCTGTCAGGGACGAGGATGACTTGAACAACCTCCCCAGGGATCTAGAACACGCCATCATCAAACGGATCAACCCAGATCTGACTGTGGACAATCTAGTAAAACACACAGTTCTTATGAAGAAGCTTGAGGAGAAAGCGGAGACAACAATGGAGAAAGCTGTGGACAAGGGCATTTCCACTGAAGCTCTTCTATCTAAGCAGAGGCATCATACCTCAAAGCCTGTGGGGAAGAAATCAGCTCCTAGAGCTACTCGCAGCAGGAGAAGAGGACCTTCATCCAAAGAGAAACAAAGGGAAAAGAGTAAAACCTCGCAATGTGCTGAAGATTTAGAGGCAGATGATGAAATTCTTCCACACCTCAGAACAGAGTTTGCTTTGGATGAACCTAACAATCAGGAAGAAAATACCATTCTGAATCTGAAATGTGTCTACAAGAAACGGATAGACAACCCATTTCTGGGAATGCCAGGAACAAACGTGGAAACAAACACCAACCATAAAGAACAAAAGAGGAGAGAGGTCAAGATTCCAATTTCCGGACGCCGGGAAAGACCAAGTCACAGGTCAAAGTCTTGGGATCCTCACCGGGCTAAAGCAATTGTTGACAGTGTGGAGAAATCTCACACACTGAAGGATGCACCCTGCAAACAGCTCAATGAAAGTGCACCAACTGTAGACTCCACCCTGGATGTTCAACCGATTCAAGAGCTTTGTGGAGATTACAGCTCTGCGtaccctgagagcagcacattgAGGATAGAGGACAAAATTAGACTGAGAGAGAATAAAGTCCGAAGCAGGGAGATCAGAAATGGCAGAGTAAGAGAAATTAAACGTCAGGATGGAGCCTTAAGACATATTCATGACCAAAAGAACATTGTAGATCGTGCTACACATTGTGATACAACAGATGCACCCCTCTCGTGGCCTAAACCTACAATTAAACATAGACTTTCCCTACATCTACTGAACAGTAAAGAAGAGTCTCATCACCGTCCTGATCTGCTGTGCTCACACCAGCAGGTTGGCAATAGTACTAGCCATAAGCTGTCAGATGGTCAAACATTGGACAGAAACACAAGCCAGACTGAGAGTGAAGTGTATACAGATGATGAATATCGCATCTATCAAAAGTCAGTGGAGGATGAGAATGGTTGTAGCTCTGTCTATCTGAACGAGGAATGCGTTCCTGACCGTGATATACCACAGACTGGCACAGCTCATTGCAATGAGCCTGTCTGTGCAGATGGTGGCTGGGATGGACATTTCATTCAGGAACGTACTTATCACAAACCCACCAGAACCACATACAGGTCGCATGAATACAGGTGGCAGCCTTCTGATCACCAGATCCTTCAGAAAGGTGCTAGCCCCAAACAAGAAGTACAGAGTCTGAGGAAAAGACTACAAGAGTCCAGTTTGGCAGATGATGAACATACCGAAACCCTGGAAAGCAGCATTTTTGACTACTGTCAGGCCAGCGAAGTAGAGTCCGATTCTGAGACCATACATAAATCTGCAGATGAAGCAGAAGCTGGCAAATCTAACCACTGGATCTGTCACCCAGAATTAAAAGACCAGAGAACAAACAAGGATAGTGGTAACGTCAGTGCAAGCCTAAACGATCCTAGAGAAGCCTGTGCAGGAGAAACCACAGAGATTCAGAGTTACACTGCTGATAGTGGGATTGACTCTCCAAG GACACATATGAGTGTAACTTGTAGTGACTCCGCAATACTTAAAGGACTGAAGCATCGTGGTTTCCTGCAGAACCTTGAAAAGCTCCACTCCAGTGGCATTCAACCTCAGAGTTCATTACTCAAACT